The Deinococcus arcticus genome has a window encoding:
- a CDS encoding glutamate synthase-related protein: MNQTNNRVTPEAVPHTPPTQTELRRAREQGLYAAHEHDACGVGMVAHIKGVRSHGIIAQGLKILENLDHRGAVGADPLMGDGAGILIQIPDEFYRAEMAGQNVTLPPPGDYGVGMIFLPKEIASRRACEQELERAIRAEGQLVLGWRDVPVSADMPMSPTVREKEPVIRQVFIGAGPDTLVPDALERKLYVIRRRASNAIRALNFTHGAEYYVPSMSCRTVIYKGLLLANQVGEYYLDLQDPSVTSALALVHQRFSTNTFPEWPLAHPYRMVAHNGEINTVKGNFNWMRAREGIMVSPVLGDDLKKLYPISFEGESDTATFDNALELLTLAGYPMAHAAMMMIPEAWEGNAQLDPRRRAFYEYHASMMEPWDGPAAMVFTDGRQVGATLDRNGLRPARYVQTRDDLVILASESGVLPIPESRIVKKWRLQPGRMFLIDLEQGRIIEDDELKSQFASARPYAQWVENTRFRLDDSEETGTVGQFRESLLDRQQAFGYTQEDLKFLMGPMAARGEEGIGSMGNDSPLAVLSGKNKPLYNYFKQLFAQVTNPPIDPIREAVVMSLVSFVGPRPNLLDVNAVNPQLRLEVEQPILDFDDMARLRNIGEHTRGKFKAYELDITYPADWGPRGIEAKLATINARAVDALENGHNIIIVTDRRLDRDRVAIPSLLALSSVHHHLVKAGLRMKTGLVVETGDAREVHHFAALAGYGAEAVHPYLALETLINLHTDVPGMPSLAGVDAHKAIRNYIGAIGKGLSKIMSKMGVSTYMSYCGAQLFEAIGLKQEFVGKYFYGTPTQVSGIGIFEVAEEAIRNHRSAFSEDPTLAHSLDAGGEYAWRVRGEDHLWTPDSVAKLQHAVRSGSHSTYEEYARLINDQSRRHMTLRGLFEFKTEGVTPVPLEEVEPASEIVKRFATGAMSLGSISTEAHTTLAVAMNRIGGKSNTGEGGEDPARYEREMRGETLGEGHTLASLLGEGRVEVDYPLKAGDSLRSKIKQVASGRFGVTTTYLASADQIQIKMAQGAKPGEGGQLPGGKVSDYIGFLRHSVPGVGLISPPPHHDIYSIEDLKQLIHDLKNVNPRADISVKLVSEVGVGTVAAGVAKCKADHIVIAGHDGGTGASPWSSIKHAGSPWELGLAEAQQTLVLNRLRDRVRVQTDGQLKTGRDVVVAALLGADEFGFATAPLVAQGCIMMRKCHLNTCPVGVATQDPVLRAKFTGKPEHVINYFFFVAEEVRALMASLGIRTFDDLIGRSDLLDTRKGIEHWKAQGLDFSRVFYRPEVPAEVGTRHLHAQEHGLEGALDLSLIEKCRPAFERGEKVHFLQDARNVNRSVGAMLSGQLVRVRPEGLPDNTVFVQMEGTGGQSFGAFLAPGLTLYLIGDANDYTGKGLSGGRVVVRPSIEFRGKAEENIIVGNTVLYGATSGEAFFRGVAGERFGVRLSGASAVVEGTGDHGCEYMTGGTVVVLGQTGRNFAAGMSGGVAYVYDVDGKFAQRCNLSMVGLHPVVPETEQLAQTTVVLHGGQSDEAHIRTLLESHHKWTGSQRASELLDDWESALKRFIKVLPHEYARALQERGAQAASTVQAGGTTSMQTGQPARSVAGQGTLTK; the protein is encoded by the coding sequence GTTTTACCGCGCCGAGATGGCGGGGCAGAACGTGACGCTGCCGCCCCCCGGCGATTACGGCGTGGGCATGATCTTCCTGCCCAAGGAAATCGCCTCGCGCCGGGCGTGCGAGCAGGAACTGGAACGCGCCATCCGCGCCGAGGGGCAACTGGTGCTGGGCTGGCGCGACGTGCCGGTGAGCGCTGATATGCCCATGAGCCCCACCGTGCGCGAGAAAGAACCTGTCATCCGGCAGGTGTTTATTGGCGCGGGGCCCGACACCCTGGTGCCGGACGCGCTGGAGCGCAAGCTGTATGTCATTCGCCGCCGGGCCAGCAACGCCATTCGCGCGCTGAACTTCACCCACGGGGCGGAATACTACGTGCCCTCCATGTCGTGCCGCACGGTCATTTACAAGGGCCTGCTGCTGGCCAATCAGGTGGGGGAGTATTACCTGGACCTACAGGACCCCTCGGTCACGTCGGCCCTGGCCCTGGTGCACCAGCGCTTTTCCACCAACACCTTTCCTGAATGGCCGCTGGCCCACCCCTACCGCATGGTGGCGCACAACGGCGAGATCAACACCGTCAAGGGCAACTTCAACTGGATGCGCGCCCGTGAGGGCATCATGGTGTCCCCGGTGCTGGGCGACGACCTGAAGAAGCTCTACCCGATTTCCTTTGAAGGCGAGAGTGATACCGCCACCTTCGACAACGCCCTGGAACTGCTGACCCTGGCGGGCTACCCCATGGCGCACGCCGCCATGATGATGATTCCCGAGGCCTGGGAGGGCAACGCGCAGCTGGACCCGCGCCGCCGCGCGTTCTACGAGTACCACGCCTCCATGATGGAGCCCTGGGACGGCCCCGCCGCCATGGTGTTTACCGACGGGCGGCAGGTAGGCGCCACCCTGGACCGCAACGGCCTGCGCCCGGCGCGCTACGTGCAGACCCGCGACGACCTCGTCATTCTGGCCTCGGAATCGGGCGTGCTGCCCATTCCGGAAAGCCGGATTGTCAAGAAGTGGCGCCTGCAACCGGGCCGTATGTTCCTGATTGACCTGGAACAGGGCCGGATTATTGAAGACGACGAACTGAAATCGCAGTTTGCCTCGGCCCGGCCCTACGCGCAGTGGGTGGAGAACACCCGCTTCCGCCTGGACGATTCCGAGGAAACCGGCACCGTGGGCCAGTTCCGCGAGTCTCTGCTGGACCGCCAGCAGGCCTTTGGCTACACCCAGGAGGACCTGAAGTTTCTGATGGGGCCGATGGCGGCCAGGGGCGAGGAAGGCATTGGCTCCATGGGCAACGACAGCCCGCTGGCCGTGCTGTCGGGTAAGAACAAGCCGCTGTACAACTACTTCAAGCAGCTGTTTGCCCAGGTGACCAACCCGCCTATTGACCCCATCCGCGAAGCGGTGGTCATGAGCCTGGTGTCGTTCGTGGGGCCGCGCCCCAACCTGCTGGACGTGAACGCCGTCAACCCCCAGCTGCGCCTGGAAGTCGAGCAGCCCATTCTGGATTTCGACGACATGGCCCGCCTGCGCAACATTGGCGAGCACACGCGCGGCAAGTTCAAGGCCTATGAGCTGGACATCACCTACCCCGCCGACTGGGGCCCGCGCGGCATTGAGGCCAAACTGGCCACCATCAACGCCCGCGCGGTGGACGCCCTGGAAAACGGCCACAACATCATCATCGTGACTGACCGCCGCCTGGACCGCGACCGGGTGGCGATTCCCTCGCTGCTGGCGCTGAGTAGCGTCCATCACCACCTCGTGAAAGCGGGCCTGCGCATGAAGACGGGGCTGGTTGTAGAAACCGGCGACGCCCGCGAGGTGCATCACTTTGCCGCGTTGGCGGGCTACGGCGCCGAGGCCGTGCACCCGTATCTGGCCCTGGAAACCCTGATCAACCTGCACACCGACGTGCCCGGCATGCCCAGCCTGGCCGGGGTGGACGCCCACAAGGCCATTCGCAACTACATTGGGGCGATTGGCAAGGGCCTGAGCAAGATCATGTCCAAGATGGGCGTGAGCACCTACATGAGCTACTGCGGCGCCCAGCTGTTTGAAGCGATTGGCCTGAAGCAGGAGTTTGTGGGTAAGTACTTCTACGGCACGCCAACGCAGGTGAGTGGCATCGGCATCTTTGAGGTGGCGGAAGAAGCGATTCGCAACCACCGCTCGGCGTTCAGTGAGGATCCCACGCTGGCCCACAGTCTGGACGCGGGTGGTGAATACGCCTGGCGCGTGCGCGGCGAGGACCACCTGTGGACCCCGGATTCGGTGGCCAAACTGCAACACGCCGTGCGCAGCGGCTCTCACAGCACCTACGAGGAATACGCTCGTCTGATCAACGACCAGAGCAGGCGCCACATGACCCTGCGCGGCCTGTTCGAATTCAAGACTGAAGGCGTGACGCCCGTGCCATTGGAAGAGGTCGAGCCAGCGAGCGAAATCGTCAAGCGCTTTGCCACCGGGGCCATGAGCCTGGGGTCCATCTCCACCGAGGCCCACACCACCCTGGCGGTCGCCATGAACCGCATTGGCGGCAAGAGCAACACCGGTGAGGGCGGCGAGGACCCCGCCCGCTACGAGCGCGAGATGCGCGGCGAGACACTGGGAGAAGGCCATACGCTGGCCAGCCTGCTGGGCGAGGGCCGCGTGGAAGTGGACTACCCGCTGAAAGCTGGCGACAGCCTGCGAAGCAAGATCAAGCAGGTGGCGTCTGGTCGCTTCGGGGTCACGACCACGTACCTGGCCTCGGCGGACCAGATTCAGATCAAGATGGCGCAGGGGGCCAAGCCCGGCGAGGGTGGGCAGCTGCCCGGCGGCAAGGTCAGCGACTACATCGGCTTTCTGCGCCATAGCGTGCCCGGCGTGGGCCTCATCAGCCCGCCGCCGCACCACGACATCTACTCGATTGAGGACCTCAAGCAGCTTATTCACGACCTCAAGAACGTCAATCCGCGCGCCGATATCTCGGTGAAGCTGGTGTCCGAGGTGGGGGTGGGAACGGTCGCCGCTGGCGTGGCCAAGTGCAAGGCCGACCACATCGTGATTGCTGGGCATGACGGCGGTACCGGGGCCAGCCCCTGGAGCTCGATTAAGCACGCCGGGTCGCCCTGGGAACTGGGGCTGGCCGAGGCGCAGCAGACGCTGGTGCTCAACCGCCTGCGTGACCGGGTGCGCGTGCAGACCGACGGACAACTGAAAACGGGCCGCGATGTGGTGGTGGCCGCCCTGCTGGGCGCCGACGAGTTCGGCTTTGCCACCGCGCCGCTGGTGGCGCAGGGCTGCATCATGATGCGCAAGTGTCACCTGAACACCTGCCCCGTGGGGGTGGCCACCCAGGACCCCGTGCTGCGGGCCAAATTTACCGGTAAGCCCGAGCACGTCATCAACTACTTCTTCTTTGTGGCCGAGGAGGTGCGCGCCCTGATGGCCTCGCTGGGCATCCGCACCTTCGACGACCTGATTGGCCGCAGCGACCTGCTGGATACCCGCAAGGGAATTGAGCACTGGAAGGCGCAGGGGCTGGACTTCAGCCGGGTGTTCTACCGCCCCGAGGTGCCCGCCGAGGTCGGCACGCGCCACCTGCACGCCCAGGAACACGGTCTGGAAGGCGCCCTGGACCTGAGCCTGATTGAGAAGTGCCGCCCCGCCTTTGAACGCGGCGAGAAGGTGCATTTTCTGCAGGACGCCCGCAACGTCAACCGCAGCGTGGGGGCGATGCTGTCCGGCCAGCTGGTGCGCGTGCGCCCTGAGGGCCTGCCGGACAACACGGTGTTCGTGCAGATGGAGGGCACAGGCGGCCAGTCCTTCGGCGCCTTCCTGGCCCCGGGCTTGACCCTGTACCTGATTGGTGACGCCAACGACTACACCGGCAAGGGCCTGTCTGGCGGGCGCGTGGTGGTGCGGCCCAGCATTGAATTCCGGGGCAAGGCCGAGGAGAACATCATTGTGGGCAACACGGTGCTGTACGGCGCCACCAGCGGCGAGGCGTTTTTCCGGGGGGTGGCGGGCGAACGCTTTGGCGTGCGCCTCAGTGGCGCCTCGGCGGTGGTGGAAGGCACCGGGGACCATGGCTGCGAATACATGACGGGCGGCACCGTGGTGGTGCTGGGCCAGACCGGGCGCAACTTTGCCGCGGGCATGAGTGGCGGCGTGGCCTACGTGTACGACGTGGACGGCAAGTTCGCTCAGCGCTGCAACCTCAGCATGGTGGGCCTGCATCCGGTGGTGCCCGAAACCGAACAACTGGCCCAGACGACCGTCGTGCTGCACGGCGGCCAGAGCGATGAGGCCCACATCCGCACCCTGCTGGAAAGCCACCACAAGTGGACAGGCTCGCAGCGGGCCTCGGAGCTTCTGGACGACTGGGAGAGCGCCCTGAAGCGGTTTATCAAGGTGTTGCCGCATGAATATGCACGTGCCTTGCAGGAGCGGGGCGCCCAGGCAGCGAGCACCGTGCAGGCCGGAGGCACGACCTCCATGCAGACGGGCCAGCCCGCGCGGTCAGTGGCCGGGCAGGGCACGCTGACGAAATGA